The genomic window GTGAACGAACGATCTGGATCAAGTCTTGCTGCCGCAAGCAATCCACCACATAACGCCAATACTTCACCTGCCGCATCTGTATGAAATAAAGATGAATCGAGAAATACAAGATCGCGATCCCGCAAAAAGTAGGACAAAAGATAATCTCCTCATGCACGCAATAGAACAGGAGTCCCGTAGACAAGACGATGCCTAGGATGTGCGAGATGACCGTGAACGCATACGATCTCATAAGCCGAACTTCTCTATTTTACGATACAAGGAAAAACGGGTGATACCCAATAGCTCGGCGGCATAGCTCATATTACCATTGCTTTGCCGCAAGGCTCGCTCGATGATTTTCCGCTCGGCTTGCTCTAGATTCAAATCAGGGTCCAGCTCCTTCTTCCGCTCGTAAGAGGCTGTATAGAGAGGGAAATCATCCGGTCTCAGCACCGTACCCTCGTTCAAGATCACGGCTCGCTCCAAAACATGCTGCAACTCCCGGACATTACCGGGCCAAGGGTATTTCATCAGCTTACTCCCCGCCTCCCGGCTCAACCCTTTGATCGTTTTCTTGTATTTCCGGCTATACAGCCTCTGGAAATGATCGGCCAGCATCAAGATATCCTCTCCCCGCTCACGCAGCGGTGGTATGGCTATCTCTATGGTATTGATCCGATAGAGCAAGTCTTGCCGGAAACTCCCCTCGCCCACCAGCTGACGCAGATTGGCGTTGGTGGCGCAGATCAAACGAACATCGATCGAGATCGGTTCCACCGCTCCCAAACGGGTGATATGACGTTTCTCTATAGCTGTCAGCAATTTAGATTGCATCGGCAAGGACAGGTTACCGATCTCGTCCAGAAAGAGCGTACCGCCGGAAGCCATCTCCATACGTCCCGGCTTGGATCTTCGGGCATCCGTGAAGGCACCTTTCTCATAGCCGAACAACTCACTCTCAAATAATTGTTCCGGGATACTTCCCAAGTCGATCGTCACGAAAGCATCGTCACGCCGGGGCGAGTAATGCCTCAACAAACGGGCAACCAGATCTTTTCCGGTACCGCTCTCACCGGTAATCAATATATTCGCGTCGGTCTCCACAAGTTTGTAGATCGTGTCTTTTACCTTCAGCATAGCCGGCGACTCACCGATCAATTCCGGCAATGTGTCGTCCTCCTTCATGGCTTTCATTTGCTCTCGCAAACGTCCTACCTCCTTACGGGAATGGCTCAATCGAATGCCCGACGAGAGGGTAGCCAGCAACTTCTCCGTTTCCCACGGCTTGGAGATGAAATCGGTAGCGCCAACCTTAATGGCCTTGACCGCTTTCTCTATATCCGAATAGGCCGTCATGAAGATCACGACCGCCTGCGGATCGATCTCCAAGATTTGTCCCAAATACTCAAAACCCTCCTGCCCGCTCACGGCATCCCGATGGAAATTCATATCCAGCAAGACCACGTCCGGTTGGAACGTCCGCATGAAATACTCGATGCGTGCCGGTTGTGTCGTTACCTTCACCTTTTGCATGTACGGCTCCAACAGTAAGTTCAATGCGAACAACACATCCTTATTATCGTCGATGATCAATATCTTTCCTTTTTCTTCCATACGGACAAAGATAAAGGGAATAAAGACAGCTTGTACGTGCATTATCGCACAAAAAATGTACGCTATCGCACTACATGAAGAAATACAGATTTTTCTATGATTCTATTTTCTAATACGTTACATTTATGGCATGATATTTGAATCGGATTCAGCGAAATTGAGTCATCAGCGATATTATCAAAAAACGGAATTGCCATGTTAATACATTACTGTGTCATTGCCTTCAAAAACATCTGGAAGTATAAAGTCAGCGCCTCCATCAGTATCCTAGGGTTGGCTTTCGCCCTCGTCTGTTTCGTGCCCATACTCTATTGGATGGATCATGAGACCGCTTACGATTCTTTCTACAAGGATTCCGAATCCATCTACCGTGTCTATAGCGTAGAGAAACAATCCGGGAAAGTAAACAAAGGAGCCTCGAAAGGTATCGAGAATAGCCTACGAGAGCAAGTCCCAGCTATCGAAGCCTCCACCACGCTTATGCTTTCAACCGAAAACTGCCGTACCCAAGCGACTCCTTATATCCAAATGAATATGCTTTATACGGACAGCACGTTCCTAGAGGTATTCCCGCAATCTTTCGTTTGTGGAGAAATGAGTCATCCGCTACAAATCGTAAACAACATGATCTTGAGCGAAAGCATGGCGGTCCGTCTATTTGGCGACGCGGAAAAGGCGATCGGACAACCGATACACACCTTGATGAGAGCCTCCTTACCTCCCTACATCGTCACGGCGGTGGTAAAAGATCCACCGGCTCATACCAATCTACCGTTCGACGCAATCATCAACCATAACATGATACAGCATTTCTCCCAGTTACCTCCGGAGGCACAATGGAGCTTCTTCGTGATGGACTTATACGTGAAACTCCATCCAAGCGCAGACCCAAAAGCCTTCGCCAATCAACTAAAAGAGCTACCCGAACGTATCGGGGTGAACAAGGAGATCGAGTTGAGAATACTCCCCATCCGTGAGATCCGGCATCATCTGAATGAAGATACACCTTTTACCTTAAATTTCATCGGCTTGTTTGTCGTATCTGGTGCCTTATTATTGTTTGCCGCCCTCTTCAATTTCTTGAATTCCTATATGGATCTCTTTCGGCAACGTGTGCGGGAATGGCGTTTACGGACGGTCAACGGCGCTACGAGAAAGCAATTGATCGGACAAATGTCTGTCGAGTTAGGCTGTTCCGTACTTGCATCCTTGTTGGTAGCCTTGATCTTCATAGTCCAAGTCAAGCCGCTTTTCGCCCGATGGCTAGAGATTGATTTGGAGATGGGCCGGTTCCTGTTTCTTTTCGCAGGGGTAGGTATAGGTACATTCCTCATCCTCCAATGTGCAGGATTAGTATTCTTCGGGCAGTTCAGCCATACGGCAACCACCTCGCTCGTTCCCAAAGAGACAGTCAAACCCCTTTTGTTACGCCGCATGGCCGTGACCTTACAATTGATGATCAGTATCCTGTTCATCGTAGCATCGCTGGTTGTCATGGAGCAAATGCGATTCGTAAATCAAAAAGATTTAGGTTTCGATCCAAAAGGCCTTATCCAACTATCCGGCTTCGTAGACGTATCCGGAAAAATAGAATCCACGTTGATGCAAGAGTTAAGTGCCCTGCCGCAGGTCAAAAGTTTCACCGACACGAACTTTAAGCCTCAACATCATGTCGATCCCATGGCGATCTTCACGAATGTGGAATGGGAGGGAAAACCGCTGGACACAAAGGTGGACTTCCACCTCTATGGAACCGATCACCGATTTGGTGAGACCTTCGACCTAAAGATGTTAATGGGCCGATGGTGGACAGAAGGCAACGAACTTAGTGTCGTGCTCAACGAGTCGGCGGTTCGTGCCATGGGCTTACAAGACCCAGTCGGCAGCATCATCCGTATGCCGTGGTGGTCAGATTTCAGCGTGATCAAAGAATACGAGATCGTCGGTGTCGTCAACGATTTCCATGCGCTATCTTTCCGGGAAAGTATCCATCCGATGCTATTCATTCCTTCGGGTGGACTGGTGAATAATCTGTATATCCGGGTCATACCGGGCGAGGAAGGAGACATCGCCCACCATATCACGGAGCTACTGCCCAAGATAGACCCGACATTAGCGGATACCCGGATCACCCCGATCGGAACGCTTTACGATCAACTGAACCAATCCGAGATCGTCGGGCTGAAAATATTCTCGTTCCTCGCTTTCGCCTGTTTGCTAATCTCCTTGTTCGGCATCTACGCCGTCGCTACAGCCTCCACGAAACGGCGGCGTAAAGAAATCGCTATCCGGAAAGTAGTAGGCTCGAAAGCCTCCGAGATCATTTTCTTGTTCTTCAAGGAATACATGCGATTAATTGTCATCGCCGGAATCATCGCTTTCCCGATCAGCTATCTCGTCATGAACTACTGGTTGCAAGGCTACGCCTATCGCATCCAAATCCAGATCTGGTGGTTGGTGGGAATATTCATCACCATTACCAGCATGGTTCTAGGTACGATACGTGAACAGGTATGTAAGGCAGCCAATGAGAATCCGTCGGAAGTCATCAAGAGTCAATGAATGCCTATGAAAA from Parabacteroides distasonis ATCC 8503 includes these protein-coding regions:
- a CDS encoding sigma-54-dependent transcriptional regulator, with protein sequence MEEKGKILIIDDNKDVLFALNLLLEPYMQKVKVTTQPARIEYFMRTFQPDVVLLDMNFHRDAVSGQEGFEYLGQILEIDPQAVVIFMTAYSDIEKAVKAIKVGATDFISKPWETEKLLATLSSGIRLSHSRKEVGRLREQMKAMKEDDTLPELIGESPAMLKVKDTIYKLVETDANILITGESGTGKDLVARLLRHYSPRRDDAFVTIDLGSIPEQLFESELFGYEKGAFTDARRSKPGRMEMASGGTLFLDEIGNLSLPMQSKLLTAIEKRHITRLGAVEPISIDVRLICATNANLRQLVGEGSFRQDLLYRINTIEIAIPPLRERGEDILMLADHFQRLYSRKYKKTIKGLSREAGSKLMKYPWPGNVRELQHVLERAVILNEGTVLRPDDFPLYTASYERKKELDPDLNLEQAERKIIERALRQSNGNMSYAAELLGITRFSLYRKIEKFGL
- a CDS encoding ABC transporter permease, encoding MLIHYCVIAFKNIWKYKVSASISILGLAFALVCFVPILYWMDHETAYDSFYKDSESIYRVYSVEKQSGKVNKGASKGIENSLREQVPAIEASTTLMLSTENCRTQATPYIQMNMLYTDSTFLEVFPQSFVCGEMSHPLQIVNNMILSESMAVRLFGDAEKAIGQPIHTLMRASLPPYIVTAVVKDPPAHTNLPFDAIINHNMIQHFSQLPPEAQWSFFVMDLYVKLHPSADPKAFANQLKELPERIGVNKEIELRILPIREIRHHLNEDTPFTLNFIGLFVVSGALLLFAALFNFLNSYMDLFRQRVREWRLRTVNGATRKQLIGQMSVELGCSVLASLLVALIFIVQVKPLFARWLEIDLEMGRFLFLFAGVGIGTFLILQCAGLVFFGQFSHTATTSLVPKETVKPLLLRRMAVTLQLMISILFIVASLVVMEQMRFVNQKDLGFDPKGLIQLSGFVDVSGKIESTLMQELSALPQVKSFTDTNFKPQHHVDPMAIFTNVEWEGKPLDTKVDFHLYGTDHRFGETFDLKMLMGRWWTEGNELSVVLNESAVRAMGLQDPVGSIIRMPWWSDFSVIKEYEIVGVVNDFHALSFRESIHPMLFIPSGGLVNNLYIRVIPGEEGDIAHHITELLPKIDPTLADTRITPIGTLYDQLNQSEIVGLKIFSFLAFACLLISLFGIYAVATASTKRRRKEIAIRKVVGSKASEIIFLFFKEYMRLIVIAGIIAFPISYLVMNYWLQGYAYRIQIQIWWLVGIFITITSMVLGTIREQVCKAANENPSEVIKSQ